A stretch of Leucobacter aridicollis DNA encodes these proteins:
- a CDS encoding purine-nucleoside phosphorylase, whose product MTANRTLIVFAHGDEASAFANVPHLVTGVGKINAAVSLAQELRGGDVERVVVLGTAGVVGEGAERLSLDTVYQVTGLVQHDFSLPSQTIVPAGDVLLAETATMATGDQFVKDDAQRAHIASLGAQLVDMEGYAYGALCARFDVPLQVFKVPSDFADSSTTDAEWDEIVFAKSRQLRAFWEDRLR is encoded by the coding sequence ATGACAGCCAATCGCACCCTGATCGTGTTTGCCCACGGCGACGAGGCGTCGGCGTTCGCTAATGTGCCGCATCTTGTCACGGGCGTCGGCAAGATCAACGCCGCGGTTTCGCTCGCGCAGGAATTGCGCGGCGGCGACGTGGAGCGGGTGGTGGTGCTTGGCACCGCGGGCGTCGTTGGCGAGGGCGCAGAACGGCTCTCGCTCGACACCGTGTATCAGGTGACCGGGCTCGTGCAGCACGACTTCTCGCTGCCGTCGCAGACGATCGTGCCCGCGGGCGACGTCCTGCTCGCCGAGACCGCCACGATGGCGACGGGGGACCAGTTCGTGAAGGATGACGCGCAGCGCGCCCACATCGCGAGCCTTGGTGCGCAGCTCGTTGACATGGAGGGCTATGCCTACGGGGCCCTCTGCGCCCGCTTCGATGTGCCGCTGCAGGTGTTCAAGGTGCCGTCGGACTTCGCGGACAGCTCGACGACCGACGCGGAGTGGGATGAGATCGTCTTCGCGAAGAGCCGCCAGCTGCGCGCGTTCTGGGAGGATCGCCTGCGCTAG
- a CDS encoding isoprenyl transferase encodes MTSPPKPPRTGLLYRLYQQRLRREIVDARVPHHVAVIVDGNRRWAKQRLQERAAFGHRAGARKVPEFLGWCENAGVKVVTLYLLSADNLNARGSDELEDLFGIIAELATELARNPAWRVQHVGSCEGLAPELATALAAAEERTRGNTGLHVNLAVGYGGRSEIAAAVRSVIEAHQEAGGTLENLAETLTPDKIGEHLWTRGQADPDLVIRTSGEQRISDFMIWQSAHSEFYFVEALYPDLREVDFLRALRDYSARQRRLGG; translated from the coding sequence GTGACTTCCCCGCCCAAACCGCCGCGCACCGGCCTGCTGTACCGCCTGTACCAGCAGCGCCTGCGGCGTGAGATCGTCGACGCGCGCGTGCCGCACCACGTTGCCGTCATCGTCGACGGCAACCGGCGCTGGGCGAAGCAGCGCCTTCAGGAGCGAGCGGCGTTCGGACACCGCGCCGGCGCGCGGAAGGTTCCAGAGTTTCTTGGCTGGTGTGAGAATGCCGGGGTCAAGGTGGTCACGCTCTACCTGCTCTCGGCCGACAATCTGAATGCGCGGGGCAGCGACGAGCTCGAGGACCTGTTCGGGATCATTGCCGAACTCGCCACCGAGCTCGCGCGCAACCCCGCCTGGCGGGTGCAGCACGTCGGGTCGTGCGAGGGCCTCGCCCCGGAACTCGCGACGGCGCTCGCCGCAGCCGAGGAACGCACCAGGGGCAACACCGGCCTGCACGTGAACCTCGCGGTCGGCTACGGCGGCCGCAGCGAGATCGCGGCCGCGGTGCGCAGCGTGATCGAGGCCCACCAGGAAGCGGGCGGCACGCTCGAGAACCTCGCCGAGACGCTCACCCCCGACAAGATCGGCGAGCATCTGTGGACGCGCGGGCAGGCCGATCCTGATCTCGTTATTCGCACGTCCGGCGAGCAGCGCATCTCGGATTTCATGATCTGGCAGTCCGCGCACTCGGAGTTCTACTTTGTTGAGGCGCTCTACCCCGACCTGCGCGAGGTCGACTTTCTCCGCGCGCTGCGCGACTATTCCGCGCGGCAGCGCCGGCTCGGCGGCTAG
- a CDS encoding DUF3817 domain-containing protein has translation MSPRNLFRLFATAEVITWAGLITALILRATGVTASAVSIAGGIHGFVFLAYCVSTVFVWINQRWKPGLGITGLLLAVVPFATYPFERAVDRRGLLAGPWRLAPGGDEPRGFVEHVQAWILRRPILSIGLIAILVVIVFLVLLWLGPPVPKG, from the coding sequence ATGAGCCCCAGAAACCTGTTCCGCCTGTTCGCGACCGCTGAGGTCATCACCTGGGCCGGCCTCATCACCGCGCTCATCCTGAGAGCAACGGGCGTGACGGCCAGCGCCGTCTCCATCGCCGGTGGCATCCACGGCTTCGTGTTCCTCGCGTACTGCGTCTCGACGGTGTTCGTCTGGATCAACCAACGCTGGAAGCCGGGTCTCGGCATCACCGGGCTCCTCCTCGCGGTCGTCCCGTTTGCGACCTACCCGTTCGAGCGTGCCGTTGATAGGCGCGGGCTCCTCGCAGGCCCGTGGCGACTCGCGCCCGGTGGGGATGAGCCACGCGGTTTCGTCGAGCATGTCCAGGCCTGGATCCTGCGCAGACCGATCCTCTCGATCGGGCTCATCGCGATCCTCGTCGTGATCGTGTTCCTGGTGCTCCTGTGGTTGGGTCCCCCCGTGCCCAAGGGTTAG
- a CDS encoding S-ribosylhomocysteine lyase, which produces MSDVELAAVESFALDHTKVLAPYVRLIGVEHGPKGDAISNFDIRLVQPNAGEIPTAGLHTIEHTIAALLRTRFDGLIDISPFGCRTGFHMIVWGEPSSAEVAAAIKTSLTDLVERVEWDDVPGTTAESCGNYRDHSLHSAKEWSKQVLAQGISVDAFDRSVIA; this is translated from the coding sequence ATGAGTGACGTAGAGCTTGCCGCAGTCGAGAGTTTCGCCCTAGACCACACGAAGGTGCTCGCGCCGTACGTCAGACTCATCGGCGTCGAGCACGGCCCGAAGGGCGACGCAATCTCGAACTTCGACATCCGTCTGGTGCAGCCGAACGCGGGCGAGATCCCGACGGCTGGGCTCCACACGATCGAGCACACCATCGCGGCGCTACTGCGCACGCGGTTTGATGGCCTCATCGACATCTCGCCCTTCGGGTGCCGCACGGGCTTCCACATGATTGTCTGGGGCGAACCGAGCTCCGCGGAGGTCGCGGCGGCGATCAAGACCTCGCTCACCGACCTCGTGGAGCGAGTCGAATGGGACGATGTCCCCGGCACTACCGCCGAGAGCTGCGGCAACTACCGCGACCACAGCCTGCACTCCGCAAAGGAGTGGTCGAAGCAGGTCCTCGCTCAGGGCATCAGCGTCGACGCGTTCGACCGCAGCGTCATCGCCTAG
- a CDS encoding amidohydrolase family protein translates to MTTETVLRADSMLTPAGPVAPAELAFDETGRISYAGPPRDGSVVTHDLAGHALMPGLTNGHTHSAMTLQRGVSDDESFMQWLATVQGIEQRLTHDDLVAGLELALLEMIETGTVAFADMYYWDEALIERVRSAGMRVFAALACSATDHVAYPTVSPMTGGEVLDEVERLAEHYRDDPLVRVGFGPHAPYTCTPEFLREVRERALAGGIPIHTHVSESAAEVAQIREQYGKTPGEHLASLDFFDADVHAAHCVHLTASEISTFAETGTSISHNPVSNLKLGNGIAPFPEMIGAGLELAIGTDSVASNNSLDLFEELKHATILHRGARQDAAAVLGPQVLDIATRGGAAAIGFPESGALDVGRFADIVAVDLRGTAAAPLPSESLVAHLVYGATGRDVRHVFIGGRHVYADGEHLTLDADAVRERAREARARLVA, encoded by the coding sequence ATGACGACTGAGACAGTGCTCCGCGCCGACTCCATGCTCACGCCAGCTGGGCCGGTTGCCCCCGCCGAGCTCGCGTTCGACGAGACCGGGCGCATCAGCTACGCCGGGCCGCCCCGCGACGGGAGCGTCGTGACCCACGATCTTGCCGGGCACGCGCTCATGCCGGGGCTCACGAACGGCCACACCCACTCGGCGATGACCCTCCAACGCGGGGTCTCCGACGACGAGAGCTTCATGCAGTGGCTCGCGACGGTGCAGGGCATCGAGCAACGCCTCACCCACGACGACCTCGTGGCCGGGCTCGAGCTCGCACTGCTCGAGATGATCGAGACCGGCACTGTCGCGTTTGCCGACATGTATTACTGGGACGAGGCGCTCATCGAGCGGGTGCGCTCCGCGGGGATGCGCGTGTTCGCGGCGCTCGCGTGCAGCGCGACCGACCACGTCGCCTACCCGACGGTCTCGCCGATGACCGGCGGGGAGGTCCTCGACGAGGTCGAGCGACTCGCGGAACACTACCGCGACGACCCGCTCGTCCGGGTCGGCTTCGGGCCGCACGCGCCGTACACATGCACGCCCGAGTTCCTGCGCGAGGTGCGGGAGCGTGCGCTCGCCGGTGGCATCCCGATCCACACCCACGTCTCCGAATCGGCGGCCGAGGTCGCGCAGATCCGCGAACAGTATGGCAAGACGCCGGGTGAGCACCTCGCGTCGCTCGACTTCTTCGACGCCGACGTGCACGCGGCCCACTGCGTGCACCTCACCGCGAGCGAGATCTCGACGTTCGCCGAGACCGGCACGTCAATCAGCCACAACCCGGTCTCAAACCTCAAGCTCGGCAACGGCATCGCGCCGTTCCCCGAGATGATCGGCGCGGGCCTCGAGCTTGCGATCGGCACCGACTCGGTCGCGAGCAACAACTCGCTCGACCTGTTTGAGGAGCTCAAGCACGCCACGATCCTGCACCGCGGAGCCCGCCAGGATGCGGCCGCCGTGCTCGGGCCGCAGGTGCTCGACATCGCGACCCGGGGCGGTGCGGCGGCGATCGGGTTCCCGGAGTCCGGAGCGCTCGACGTTGGCCGGTTCGCAGACATCGTCGCGGTCGACCTGCGCGGCACCGCGGCCGCGCCCCTGCCCTCCGAATCCCTTGTCGCGCACCTCGTCTACGGTGCGACCGGGCGCGACGTGCGGCACGTCTTCATCGGCGGCAGGCACGTGTATGCGGACGGTGAGCACCTCACGCTCGACGCTGACGCCGTGCGTGAGCGGGCCCGGGAGGCGCGGGCCCGACTGGTCGCCTGA
- a CDS encoding TIGR00730 family Rossman fold protein encodes MAHHVAEPIRVSAVVVRDAEGKVLNVRKRGTDSLMLPGGKPEAGEDPRDTAIREFREELGVELDPLRLRGLGEFRAPAANEPERDVIAQVFEHPYVAVDRPLAEIEHLEWADPLEANAAMAPLNTEQVFPALARTARPPQRLAVFTGSAFGNSPAFAAGARDFGEAMARAGIELVYGGGKVGLMGTVADAVLEAGGRAFGVITEALLAGETGHTGLTRLEVVASMPERKRRMAELTDAFVALPGGPGTLEEIFEVWTWVTLGIHTKPVALYDIDGYWQPLVRAIDTMVDAGFSKPEARDALIVATEPAELFAKISEWQPPLPKWS; translated from the coding sequence TTGGCCCACCACGTAGCCGAACCCATCAGGGTCAGCGCGGTTGTTGTACGCGACGCCGAGGGCAAGGTCCTCAACGTGAGAAAACGTGGCACCGACTCACTCATGCTCCCGGGCGGTAAGCCCGAGGCAGGTGAGGATCCCCGCGACACAGCCATTCGCGAGTTCCGGGAGGAGCTGGGGGTCGAGCTCGACCCGCTCCGGCTCCGCGGCCTTGGCGAGTTCCGCGCGCCCGCAGCCAACGAGCCCGAGCGCGACGTCATCGCCCAGGTGTTCGAGCATCCGTACGTTGCCGTCGACCGCCCGCTCGCCGAGATCGAGCACCTCGAATGGGCCGATCCGCTCGAGGCAAACGCCGCGATGGCGCCGCTCAACACCGAACAGGTGTTCCCCGCACTCGCGCGCACCGCTCGACCGCCGCAGCGGCTCGCAGTGTTCACCGGGTCCGCGTTCGGCAACTCCCCGGCGTTTGCCGCTGGCGCCCGCGACTTCGGCGAAGCGATGGCTCGAGCCGGCATCGAGCTCGTGTATGGCGGCGGCAAGGTGGGTCTCATGGGAACTGTCGCTGACGCGGTGCTCGAGGCCGGCGGCCGCGCGTTCGGCGTCATCACGGAGGCACTCCTCGCAGGCGAGACCGGCCACACCGGACTGACCCGCCTCGAGGTCGTCGCCTCGATGCCCGAGCGCAAGCGTCGGATGGCCGAACTCACCGACGCATTCGTGGCGCTTCCGGGGGGCCCAGGGACGCTCGAGGAGATCTTCGAGGTCTGGACGTGGGTCACGCTCGGGATCCACACGAAGCCGGTCGCCCTCTACGACATCGACGGCTACTGGCAGCCGCTCGTCCGCGCGATCGACACCATGGTCGACGCCGGCTTCTCGAAGCCCGAGGCCCGCGACGCACTGATCGTCGCAACGGAGCCCGCCGAACTCTTCGCGAAAATCAGCGAGTGGCAGCCGCCGCTGCCGAAGTGGTCGTAG
- a CDS encoding AI-2E family transporter has protein sequence MNDAANQHSPGASAPQPESRDRPASTAQPAAMAPSLTVLLGLAAAVVVLAGVSFAREVIGPLALAAVIVIICSPVRRPLDRRGWPSWVSTTVVVALSWAILLVLAAMLAFATAEFTQLVIAYSADLRATADNLFEFFTSLGLSDQFTDAITSVLTPSTIVQYATSLGSSILGVLTALFFIFAYAIFMAADAGRFARATREFGPAAAPRVRRFAQFNGNVRRYYVVNAAFGLLVAVVDGLALWALGIPAPLVWAILSFVTNFVPNIGFVLGLVPPAILALVVGGWPLMLAVVAVYAVANVLLQVLIQPKFVSDAVSLSLTLSFVSVLFWTFIIGPLGAILAIPLTLLVRALILERDPGMGWLRWLSGDNVTAEAAGPRAG, from the coding sequence ATGAACGACGCCGCGAACCAGCACTCCCCCGGCGCCTCAGCGCCGCAGCCAGAGAGCCGTGACCGTCCTGCGTCAACAGCCCAGCCTGCCGCGATGGCCCCGTCACTCACCGTGCTGCTCGGCCTCGCCGCCGCCGTCGTTGTGCTCGCCGGAGTGTCGTTCGCGCGCGAGGTCATCGGCCCGCTCGCACTCGCCGCGGTGATCGTCATCATCTGCTCTCCCGTCCGTCGGCCGCTCGACCGGCGCGGCTGGCCGAGCTGGGTGTCGACCACAGTGGTCGTCGCGCTCTCGTGGGCGATCCTGCTGGTCCTCGCCGCCATGCTCGCATTTGCGACCGCGGAGTTTACGCAGCTCGTCATTGCCTATAGCGCGGATCTTCGGGCGACGGCCGACAACCTGTTCGAGTTCTTCACGTCGCTCGGCCTCAGCGACCAGTTCACCGACGCGATCACATCGGTGCTCACGCCGTCAACGATCGTGCAGTACGCGACGTCACTCGGCAGCAGCATTCTTGGCGTCCTCACCGCGCTGTTCTTCATCTTCGCCTACGCGATCTTCATGGCTGCGGACGCCGGGCGGTTCGCGCGGGCGACACGCGAGTTCGGCCCGGCGGCGGCGCCCCGGGTGCGGCGCTTCGCCCAGTTCAACGGCAACGTGCGGCGCTACTACGTCGTGAACGCGGCGTTCGGTCTGCTCGTCGCGGTCGTCGACGGGCTCGCCCTCTGGGCGCTCGGCATTCCCGCTCCCCTCGTCTGGGCGATCCTTTCGTTCGTCACGAACTTCGTCCCGAACATCGGCTTCGTGCTCGGGCTCGTGCCGCCCGCGATCCTGGCGCTCGTCGTCGGTGGATGGCCGCTGATGCTCGCCGTCGTAGCGGTCTACGCGGTCGCAAATGTCCTCCTGCAGGTGCTCATCCAGCCGAAGTTCGTGAGCGATGCGGTGAGCCTGAGCCTCACCCTCAGCTTCGTCTCCGTACTGTTCTGGACATTCATCATCGGGCCGCTCGGCGCGATCCTCGCGATCCCCCTGACGCTCCTGGTGCGCGCCCTGATCCTCGAGCGCGATCCGGGAATGGGCTGGCTGCGATGGCTGTCCGGCGATAACGTTACGGCGGAGGCGGCGGGGCCGCGCGCCGGCTGA
- the trhA gene encoding PAQR family membrane homeostasis protein TrhA translates to MTVSNAEDAADAPRDPRDAAQPAHEVDGDQGAERFALPLLDDALDHEAEHGGDGGDPNAAEVKPRWRGWIHAGTFPIAVAGGIVLISLAHGALAKWASAVFMLTSMLLFGVSALYHRIDWKPETKQLFRRLDHANIFLLIAGTYTPIALLALPPSKGVLLLVLVWAGALLGIGFRVFWIGAPRWLYVPLYVLLGWAAMMYIVDIAHANLAAMVLVIVGGLLYTAGSVVYGFKKPNPVPGVFGFHEIFHSLTVIAFLCHWAAALLLALDPISLR, encoded by the coding sequence ATGACCGTATCCAATGCCGAGGACGCGGCGGACGCGCCGCGGGATCCCCGAGACGCTGCCCAGCCCGCTCACGAGGTCGACGGCGACCAGGGGGCAGAACGGTTCGCGCTCCCCCTCCTTGACGACGCCCTCGACCACGAGGCGGAGCACGGCGGCGACGGGGGAGACCCGAACGCCGCAGAGGTGAAGCCGAGATGGCGCGGCTGGATCCACGCGGGCACGTTCCCGATCGCGGTTGCGGGCGGTATCGTGCTGATCTCGCTCGCGCACGGCGCGCTCGCCAAGTGGGCATCCGCAGTCTTCATGCTCACGAGCATGCTGCTCTTCGGCGTCTCCGCGCTCTACCATCGCATTGACTGGAAGCCCGAGACGAAGCAGCTGTTCCGCCGGCTCGACCACGCGAACATCTTTCTGCTGATCGCCGGCACGTACACACCGATCGCGTTGCTCGCACTCCCGCCGTCGAAGGGCGTCCTACTGCTCGTGCTCGTGTGGGCGGGCGCGCTCCTCGGGATCGGCTTCAGGGTGTTCTGGATCGGCGCCCCGCGGTGGCTCTACGTCCCCCTCTACGTGCTGCTCGGCTGGGCAGCGATGATGTACATCGTCGACATCGCCCACGCGAACCTCGCCGCGATGGTGCTCGTCATCGTCGGCGGCCTGCTCTACACGGCGGGATCCGTCGTCTACGGGTTCAAGAAGCCAAACCCGGTGCCGGGCGTGTTCGGCTTCCACGAGATCTTCCACTCGCTCACCGTGATCGCGTTTCTCTGCCACTGGGCCGCGGCGCTGCTCCTCGCGCTCGACCCCATCTCTCTGAGGTAG
- a CDS encoding bifunctional pirin family protein/GNAT family N-acetyltransferase, whose translation MSNLESRPEETLCAAGPGRAGEVEVLEPREVPLGGLRGMPVRRTLPQRSRSLIGAWCFLDHYGPDDVAETGGMQVRAHPHTGLQTASWLFSGTIEHRDSAGNHAMVRPGELNLMTAGSGISHSERSTPDTTVLHGAQLWIALPAHARGIVKRFDHYVPPLVSGEGYTAQVFLGSLLGERSPVETHTPLVGAELTLAEGASLTLNVDPAFEHGVLVDTGSVAIAPGDATGASLRAEDLGFAAAGCSELTLTAGPDGAHVLLIGGAPFEDELVMWWNFIGGSHEEVAAARDAWQATISADEANALDDADRFGLPDDEPEPPLPAPELPTARLLPRSKLGPLPPATATLATAGGADATARSEPQPSSEEAPMSDAAEQVRVAHEPDASRYAIYLGETLAGFTEYRVPARGNARAFVHTEVDPEFGGRGLAGTLVTEAMADTRSAGMRIVPYCPYVSAWLKKHPEYEEIVDWPTT comes from the coding sequence ATGAGCAATCTTGAGTCACGGCCCGAAGAAACTCTCTGCGCTGCCGGCCCGGGCAGGGCAGGCGAGGTGGAGGTGCTCGAACCACGCGAGGTGCCGCTCGGCGGGCTCCGCGGGATGCCGGTGCGCCGCACACTCCCGCAGCGCAGTCGTAGTCTCATCGGCGCCTGGTGTTTCCTCGACCACTACGGGCCCGACGACGTCGCCGAGACCGGTGGTATGCAGGTGCGCGCCCACCCGCACACAGGTTTGCAGACTGCCAGCTGGCTGTTCTCGGGCACCATCGAGCACCGCGACAGCGCGGGCAACCACGCGATGGTGCGGCCGGGCGAGCTGAATCTCATGACCGCGGGCTCCGGCATCAGCCACTCGGAACGGTCCACACCCGATACCACGGTGCTGCACGGCGCCCAGCTCTGGATCGCGCTGCCCGCGCACGCCCGCGGCATCGTGAAGCGTTTCGACCACTACGTGCCGCCCCTCGTGTCAGGCGAGGGCTACACGGCGCAGGTGTTCCTCGGCTCGCTGCTCGGCGAGCGCTCCCCCGTTGAGACGCACACGCCGCTTGTCGGCGCCGAGCTCACGCTCGCGGAGGGCGCCAGCCTCACCCTCAACGTTGATCCCGCCTTCGAGCACGGCGTGCTCGTGGATACCGGCTCGGTCGCGATCGCACCCGGCGACGCAACGGGCGCATCGCTCCGCGCGGAAGATCTCGGCTTCGCCGCCGCCGGCTGCTCCGAGCTCACCCTCACCGCTGGCCCTGACGGCGCGCATGTTCTGCTCATTGGCGGCGCCCCGTTCGAGGACGAACTCGTGATGTGGTGGAACTTCATCGGCGGCTCCCACGAGGAGGTCGCCGCCGCCCGCGACGCGTGGCAGGCCACCATCAGCGCCGACGAAGCCAACGCACTTGACGACGCCGATCGCTTCGGGCTTCCCGACGACGAGCCTGAGCCGCCGCTGCCAGCGCCTGAGCTTCCGACCGCGCGGCTGCTGCCGCGGAGCAAGCTCGGCCCGCTGCCCCCGGCGACCGCGACCCTCGCGACCGCGGGGGGAGCCGACGCCACTGCCCGTTCAGAACCGCAACCGTCTTCCGAGGAGGCACCCATGTCCGACGCAGCAGAGCAAGTCCGAGTCGCGCACGAACCCGACGCCTCGCGGTACGCGATCTATCTCGGCGAAACCCTTGCCGGCTTCACCGAGTACCGGGTGCCGGCCCGCGGCAACGCCCGCGCGTTCGTGCACACTGAAGTCGACCCCGAGTTCGGCGGCCGCGGGCTGGCCGGTACGCTTGTCACCGAAGCCATGGCTGACACGCGCTCCGCGGGAATGCGCATTGTCCCGTACTGCCCCTACGTGTCGGCGTGGCTGAAGAAGCACCCCGAGTACGAGGAGATCGTCGATTGGCCCACCACGTAG
- a CDS encoding CGNR zinc finger domain-containing protein has translation MHLNPYGTYAVLLAASLANDWPADRAGIEERTREFGMTMRFAVDAGDHAGVRTVIDEWLRVVDADDPERRAEILNRQMADAAAFPQLVNHDGEGWHLHYRDDRQSLPGVLRSVIPVGTALHLTTRGVTRLGRCGADPCTNVVVDVTRNGRQRYCSVRCANRAAVRRHRARG, from the coding sequence ATGCATCTCAACCCTTACGGCACCTACGCGGTGCTGCTCGCGGCCTCGCTCGCCAACGACTGGCCGGCGGACCGGGCCGGGATCGAGGAACGCACGCGCGAGTTTGGCATGACCATGCGGTTCGCCGTCGACGCTGGCGACCACGCCGGAGTGCGCACCGTCATCGACGAGTGGCTGAGAGTCGTCGACGCTGACGACCCGGAGCGCCGCGCCGAGATCCTGAACCGGCAGATGGCCGACGCCGCGGCATTCCCGCAGCTCGTCAATCACGACGGCGAGGGCTGGCACCTGCATTACCGCGACGACAGGCAATCCCTCCCCGGGGTGCTGCGCTCGGTGATCCCCGTCGGAACGGCCCTGCACCTGACCACTCGGGGCGTCACCCGGCTTGGGCGCTGTGGTGCCGATCCCTGCACGAACGTCGTCGTCGACGTGACGCGCAACGGCAGGCAGCGGTACTGCTCCGTGCGGTGCGCGAACCGGGCGGCGGTTCGGCGGCATCGCGCGCGGGGGTAG